CGAGATGGTGGACCTGTTTTGGTTCATGTTGTTACGAAGAAAGGCAAGGGTTATCCCTATGCCGAGGCTGATCAAGTCGGCTACCACGCCCAGTCGGCCTTCGACTTGAGCACCGGCAAGGCCATTCCATCATCCAAGCCCAAGCCTCCTAGCTACAGCAAGGTGTTTGGCCAAACCTTGATCAAGCTCTGTGAGCAAAACAGTCGCGTTGTTGGGATCACCGCAGCGATGGCAACTGGCACCGGTCTCGATCTTCTTCAAAAGGCTGTTCCTAATCAATACGTTGACGTTGGAATTGCTGAGCAGCATGCGGTCACGCTGGCTGCTGGTATGGCCTGCGAAGGTTTACGCCCTGTTGTGGCGATTTACAGCACCTTCCTCCAGCGGGCTTACGACCAGCTGATTCATGACGTTGGCATTCAAAATCTGCCGGTGATGTTCGTTCTCGATCGGGCTGGCATCGTGGGCGCTGATGGTCCAACGCATCAGGGTCAGTACGACATCAGCTATTTGCGGGCTGTTCCCAATTTCACCGTGATGGCTCCGAAGGATGAGGCGGAGTTGCAGCAGATGATGGTCACCTGTCTCCAGCATGACGGCCCCACCGCGCTTCGAATTCCCCGTGGGTCTGGAGAAGGGGTCCTACTCATGGAAGAAGGCTGGGAAGCTCTTCCAATTGGCCGAGGCGAATTGCTGCGAGAGGGCAATGATTTGGTGATCGTTGCCTACGGATCGATGGTGGCTCCCGCCATGGAGACGGCTGCTTTGTTGGAGGCTTCTGGCTTGTCCGCCTCCGTGATCAATGCGCGTTTCTTAAGACCTCTCGACCAGGCCCTGATTCATCCTTTGGCCCGTCGGGTTCCCCGTGTCGTCACCATGGAAGAAGGAACCTTGTCGGGTGGTTTTGGTGCCGCAGTGTTGGAGTCCTTGAACGATCACGACATCAATGTTCCTGTTTTAAGGATCGGTATTCCTGATCAACTGGTGGACCATGCAACGCCACAGCAAAGCAAAGAAGCGTTGGGCCTGACTCCCAACCAAATGAGTTTGAAAATTCAGCAGCGCTTTGGTTTGGGCTCGGACGATGCAGCGAAATCCTCTCCGTTTCAAGCTGTTCAAGCTTGAGCCCTCTCCCATTGCGGGATGACCTTTCTCATCGCAGGCGCTGGCCCAGCGGGAGCTCGCCTGGCCACTGCTTTATCTGAAGCAGGGAAGGAGGTGGTCCTCGTCGACCGTCTGACTAACCCGCATCGGAATTCTTTTTCGAGTGCTGCCTTGTCTTGTGCTGAGGCTTCACGGCTCAATCTTCCTCAGTCAGCCTGGTCTGCGACCTGGAGCGGTTGGCAATTACTCGATCCCAGCGGACATGAGCATCAGTGGTGGGATGCCGATCCCCTTGGGGTGGTGTTGGATTTTGGTCGGCTGCGTTCAGCGATGTGGTCCCGTGCGCGCGCTGCCGGGGCGGAGGTCGTCAGTGGCTGCACTGTTCGGATTGAGGCGCTCCACAGCGATGGTGCCCACGTTCTTCTTCAACACGGTGACGGCCGTTGTCAGCACCGATCTGTGAAATGGGTCATTGACGCCACAGGTGCATCGCGTTGTCTGTTGCGAGAAGCGTCGGTGCCTCCGCCATCGACGCTTGATCCGTTGCTGGAGGGCGTTGGTGTGGAGTGGCTCATACAGGCAGATGATCGAGTTGCGTCCCGTTGGCTCGACCGCATCAGCTTTTTCCTCGGCACGCGCTGGATTCCCCATGGGTATGGATGGGTTTTTCCGATGGAAAACAATCGCCTCAAGGTGGGGGTTTGTTGTTTGGCACCAGTACAGATCAAGGGCTCTAGAAGCGATCTTTTGGCTCGACTTCAGGCATTGCTGCGCAACTGCAAACTTGAAGGGTGTTCCGTGTTGGATCGCCATGGCGGCGTGGTTTCCAGCTCAATAGCCAGGCGCGAATCGCTTGGTTCTGGCGCCCTATTGGCCGTAGGGGATGCTGCAAGTACAGCCAATCTCCTGGGAGGTGAGGGGATTCGTCATGCGATCGACAGTGCGGATCTTCTCGCTGAAACGCTTCTAAATGCCGAGGGTCTGAACCAAGTGGGTCTGAATCAAGTAGGTCTGAATCAAGTAGGTGCTGATCACGCCGATGTCGTCCGTCAAACCTATGAGAAGGCGCTTCATCAGTGGTTTGGCTGGCGCTGGCGTGCTGCGGGAAAATTGGCCCAACGCACCTGGTGGGGATTGGACTCTTCTTCTGCAGATCGACGAGTCGAACGGATCATTAACGGATTGTCCCGAACCTCGTCAGCTCGAGACCTATCCAATCTTTTATTCCACTACCGCTTTGAACGGTATGGACTTCGACTTTTACGCTATTTGATCTGAATTGGGAGACCAATATGTCTCCCCGATTCATTGAGGAAAAAACCTCAGAGCACGCCTCTAGCGGCCAAACCCTGGATTGCACCAATGCCAATGATGTGCCCAAGGCTTGTTGTGCCAAGGAGGGCTGCGTGGCTCATTCCGCCAAAGAACGAGGCATTTGGAAGTTGAGCACCAACGTTGGGGTACTTAATCGTGGCTTTACCAATGCCAATGGCGATGACGTTGCACACAATCATCACCAGAGCAACTTTCGGAGACCAGGTGAGAGTGGCAGGGGTGATTGCGAAGAGGTGGGTCAGCAACATTCGGGCCAATGTTCGATGCCCCATCATCTGAGCAGAACGACTCCAGAATCACGAGTCTTAAGAGTTGTTCACCCTTTTTTGTCGGTCTTGGACAAGTCCAACCACTAAAACCGTGTTGGCCAGAGTGAGAAAAGCCTCAGCTCCGCCGTGAAGCGCATCAATGTCTACAAGCTCTGCATCACAACATCGCAGCGCCACAATGGCCGCCACGATCGTGACACCGACGAACAGCAGGGTGAGCTGAAAGCCTCGTTGTGCCAAGACGGGTAACGCTTCGCTTTTGCGGAGCCAGTACAAAAAGCCGAGATAGGGAATCAGGGATAACGCGAACAGAGGAGCTGGATCGAACTCCATGGTTTAAGCCGTTTTTGGGGGTAAAAGTTTCCAGGCTGCAAAGGCCAGCGTGCAATTGCCGATCAATGTGAACCACGCTTGCAACGTCACCAAACCTCTTAGAGATTCAGCGTTATCGAACAAATGCCACGTACAAGCAGCCATGGCACTGACCAGGGCTGGAAGCATGGCAAGTGCCATTCCGTTCAGTCCACGACGCTGCATCAACACAATCGCTAGCGACCATTCGATGACTGATGCGACGTGGATCCACCAGGTTCCGAGAGACAAAGAGTGCATGGGTTCACTTTAGAAATCCGAAGCGACGGATAATGAGGGCAACGTTCGGGAAGACGCCGATGCCCCGATCTGGACCGGCTTCGTTATTGCTTTGTGGGTATTACGGCGAACACAACCTGGGGGATGACGCCCTTCTTCAGGTTCTTTTGCAGGGTCTGCCATGTTCTGCCCCATTGATGATCACCGCCCACGATCAAGCAGAGGTGCAGGGAATAGCGCCTGAGGCACGCATCATCAATCGTCGATCGCTCCGTTCCAGCTTGATCGCTGTGTTGCATGCGGATGTTCTGATCCTTGGGGGCGGCAGTCTTTTACAAGACAGCACCAGTTTTCGAAGCCTGATTTATTACTTGCTGCTCATCACGCTCGCGCGGTTGCGTCGTCGCCGCGTTGTGCTTTGGGGGCAAGGCTTAGGCCCATTACGCCGATCCATGAGTCGCTGGCTTGTGCGTTGTGCGCTCCCGTTTTGTACGGCCGCGAGTTGGAGGGATCAAGCCTCGCTTCGGCTGGCTCAATCCTGGGCACCGAACCTACCGATGTGCATGGCTGCCGACCCGGTGTGGCAGATGCAAACAAAACCCTGGGTTGGAGGAGGGAACATCGTGCTCAGTTGGCGACCGACTGATCTGTTGGATGCTCCCCGTTGGCAACGTCTTCTTCAAGCGCTGGATTCAGTGGCAGCAAGCCTTGATGTGTCTGTGTGTTGGATGGCTTTTCATCAGCATCAAGATGGCCCTTTGCTCGACGATCTTGTAGAGCAAAAGCTTGTGCCCGCAAAACTGTTGGCTCGAAGTAAAACCGTGATTCCACGCTCGTTGGACCAAGTTTTTGAACTGGTCTCCACAGCGCGGCTGGTGCTGCCGATGCGACTTCACGCACTGATTTTGGCCAGGCTTGTTGGTTGTCCGATGGCAGCATTGAGCTATGACCCAAAAGTGGATGCTGCTGCAGCAATGGCGCAGGTTCCCTGTGCTCGGCTGAATGCTTTGCCATCCACTGAGCAACTGTCTGCTGAGTGGATGGCTGAAGTTGATCAGGAAGCTGATCGGGCGGTGATTCAACGGATTCAGTCCGAAGCTTCAGCGCATGGGGAACTTCTCAGGCGTTGGATTTAATCCAAACGCTGTTGGTTAATCATCAATCCGTTGGCCAGTTTGATCATCGAAAAGGTGCTCAGACGTTTTGAGCCAACTCACGTGGGGATTCTCTCCAATCTGTTGGTCGCCAGGGCAAACCAAACGGAGCTGGCCTCGTGCGCAACGAATCAAGAGCATTTGACTCGCTCCATGCCATTCACGGCTCTCGACTTCGCAAGGGATTCCATTGGGATCGAAGCGAAGATCCTCTGGACGGATGCCCAACGTCTGACCTTGACCAGCGCTGAGCATGTTCATCTGGGGACGCCCGATGAATTGAGCCACAAAGCTGGTGGCGGGGTGGTGATACAACTCCCTGGGAGTGCCGATTTGTTCAATTCGTCCGTGGCGCATGACCGCAATTCGGTCGGCCAATGCCATGGCCTCTTGTTGGTCATGGGTGACATACACCACAGGTTGCGACCCGCCAAGCATCAAGCGTTTTAGTTCAGGCCTCAGTTCTTCGCGCAACTGGGCATCAAGGTTGCTCATGGGCTCATCTAGCAAGTACACCAGGGGATCACGGAGAAGTGCGCGAGCTAAGGCGACGCGTTGCCGCTGCCCCCCGGATAATTGCGCTGGCCTTTGATGAGCCTGATGGCTGAGTTGCAGAACTTCCAAAATCGTTGTGATGCGCTGATCACGCGCTGCTCCATGGCTGCCGCGCATCCGCAGGCCGAGCTCTAAATTTTCCCGAACACTGAGGTGGGGAAATAGGGCATAGCTCTGAAACACCATGCCGACCCTGCGGTCTTCCGCGGGGACGTTGTTCATCTCAGTGCCATCGATGCTGATCGAGCCGCTTTCCGGCTGATCAAGCCCGGCAATCAAGCGAAGAGCTGTGCTTTTGCCACAACCACTTGGTCCCAACAACGCGACGCATTCACCATCGCCAACGTTGAGATCGAGATTGTGGAGAATCGTTCGGCCGCCAAATTTTTTGGTGATCGCTTTGAGGCTGAGTGTCATCCCTTAATCGCTCCATTGGTGAGTCCACTCACGATTTGGCGCTGGAACAACAACACAAGCAACAAAAGTGGAATCGCTCCAATCACTGTGGCAGCCGCATAGGCCCCATAAGGAATGGAGTAAATCGATGACCCTGCGATCCGTGCCATCGCGACTGGAAGCGTGAGTAAATCACTGCGGCTGAGCCAGGTGAGT
The DNA window shown above is from Synechococcus sp. CC9902 and carries:
- the dxs gene encoding 1-deoxy-D-xylulose-5-phosphate synthase, with the translated sequence MHLGDLKHPNELHGLSLAELEDVARQIRERHLDVVSTSGGHLGPGLGVVELTIALYQTLDLDRDKVCWDVGHQAYPHKLLTGRFNSFDSLRQQRGVAGYLKRSESRFDHFGAGHASTSISAALGMALGRDNRGENFKCVAVIGDGALTGGMALEAINHAGHLPNTPLLVVLNDNDMSISPPVGALSSVLNRARLSPPMQFLSGSVEESVRHLPFMGGELPAELNRLKGSMRRLAVPKVGAVFEELGFTYMGPIDGHDIGEMTRTFQAAHRDGGPVLVHVVTKKGKGYPYAEADQVGYHAQSAFDLSTGKAIPSSKPKPPSYSKVFGQTLIKLCEQNSRVVGITAAMATGTGLDLLQKAVPNQYVDVGIAEQHAVTLAAGMACEGLRPVVAIYSTFLQRAYDQLIHDVGIQNLPVMFVLDRAGIVGADGPTHQGQYDISYLRAVPNFTVMAPKDEAELQQMMVTCLQHDGPTALRIPRGSGEGVLLMEEGWEALPIGRGELLREGNDLVIVAYGSMVAPAMETAALLEASGLSASVINARFLRPLDQALIHPLARRVPRVVTMEEGTLSGGFGAAVLESLNDHDINVPVLRIGIPDQLVDHATPQQSKEALGLTPNQMSLKIQQRFGLGSDDAAKSSPFQAVQA
- a CDS encoding NAD(P)/FAD-dependent oxidoreductase — translated: MTFLIAGAGPAGARLATALSEAGKEVVLVDRLTNPHRNSFSSAALSCAEASRLNLPQSAWSATWSGWQLLDPSGHEHQWWDADPLGVVLDFGRLRSAMWSRARAAGAEVVSGCTVRIEALHSDGAHVLLQHGDGRCQHRSVKWVIDATGASRCLLREASVPPPSTLDPLLEGVGVEWLIQADDRVASRWLDRISFFLGTRWIPHGYGWVFPMENNRLKVGVCCLAPVQIKGSRSDLLARLQALLRNCKLEGCSVLDRHGGVVSSSIARRESLGSGALLAVGDAASTANLLGGEGIRHAIDSADLLAETLLNAEGLNQVGLNQVGLNQVGADHADVVRQTYEKALHQWFGWRWRAAGKLAQRTWWGLDSSSADRRVERIINGLSRTSSARDLSNLLFHYRFERYGLRLLRYLI
- the psaK gene encoding photosystem I reaction center subunit PsaK produces the protein MLLTHLFAITPATLTWSPKVALVMIVCNVIAIGIGKATIKYPNVGAQLPNASFFGGMSHAALLGTTSLGHIIGIGAIQGLAARGVL
- a CDS encoding DUF3593 domain-containing protein, with translation MEFDPAPLFALSLIPYLGFLYWLRKSEALPVLAQRGFQLTLLFVGVTIVAAIVALRCCDAELVDIDALHGGAEAFLTLANTVLVVGLVQDRQKRVNNS
- a CDS encoding DUF2499 domain-containing protein; translation: MHSLSLGTWWIHVASVIEWSLAIVLMQRRGLNGMALAMLPALVSAMAACTWHLFDNAESLRGLVTLQAWFTLIGNCTLAFAAWKLLPPKTA
- the csaB gene encoding polysaccharide pyruvyl transferase CsaB, which gives rise to MPRSGPASLLLCGYYGEHNLGDDALLQVLLQGLPCSAPLMITAHDQAEVQGIAPEARIINRRSLRSSLIAVLHADVLILGGGSLLQDSTSFRSLIYYLLLITLARLRRRRVVLWGQGLGPLRRSMSRWLVRCALPFCTAASWRDQASLRLAQSWAPNLPMCMAADPVWQMQTKPWVGGGNIVLSWRPTDLLDAPRWQRLLQALDSVAASLDVSVCWMAFHQHQDGPLLDDLVEQKLVPAKLLARSKTVIPRSLDQVFELVSTARLVLPMRLHALILARLVGCPMAALSYDPKVDAAAAMAQVPCARLNALPSTEQLSAEWMAEVDQEADRAVIQRIQSEASAHGELLRRWI
- a CDS encoding ABC transporter ATP-binding protein, with protein sequence MTLSLKAITKKFGGRTILHNLDLNVGDGECVALLGPSGCGKSTALRLIAGLDQPESGSISIDGTEMNNVPAEDRRVGMVFQSYALFPHLSVRENLELGLRMRGSHGAARDQRITTILEVLQLSHQAHQRPAQLSGGQRQRVALARALLRDPLVYLLDEPMSNLDAQLREELRPELKRLMLGGSQPVVYVTHDQQEAMALADRIAVMRHGRIEQIGTPRELYHHPATSFVAQFIGRPQMNMLSAGQGQTLGIRPEDLRFDPNGIPCEVESREWHGASQMLLIRCARGQLRLVCPGDQQIGENPHVSWLKTSEHLFDDQTGQRIDD